A region of Rhizorhabdus wittichii RW1 DNA encodes the following proteins:
- a CDS encoding NADH-quinone oxidoreductase, E subunit (TIGRFAM: NADH-quinone oxidoreductase, E subunit~PFAM: NADH dehydrogenase (ubiquinone), 24 kDa subunit) produces MSDAAHIPDEAETRARWGGFAWTPENAAQAEKIIARYPPGRQQSAVMPLLDLAQRQVGAETGTQGWLPVPVMEYIGAQLGMAYIRVYEVATFYTMYNLAPVGRYHVQVCGTTPCMLRGSDDVLEACYKKGLKKGATTADGLFTLTEVECLGACANAPMVQINDDNYEDLTFDSMTAVLDTLAAGGQPKIGPQVERQTSCPEGGPTTLQEMVSENHDYRGRWEAMGNAPA; encoded by the coding sequence ATGTCCGACGCAGCCCATATCCCCGACGAGGCCGAGACCCGCGCGCGCTGGGGCGGTTTCGCCTGGACGCCGGAAAATGCGGCGCAGGCCGAGAAGATCATCGCCCGCTACCCGCCGGGCCGCCAGCAGTCGGCGGTGATGCCGCTGCTCGACCTCGCCCAGCGCCAGGTCGGCGCCGAGACCGGCACCCAGGGCTGGCTGCCGGTGCCGGTGATGGAATATATCGGCGCGCAGCTCGGCATGGCCTATATCCGGGTCTACGAGGTCGCGACCTTCTACACCATGTACAACCTCGCGCCGGTCGGCCGCTACCATGTCCAGGTGTGCGGCACGACGCCGTGCATGCTGCGCGGCTCCGACGACGTGCTGGAGGCCTGTTACAAGAAGGGCCTGAAGAAGGGCGCGACGACCGCCGACGGCCTGTTCACGCTGACCGAGGTCGAGTGCCTCGGCGCCTGCGCCAACGCGCCGATGGTCCAGATCAACGACGATAATTACGAGGACCTGACCTTCGACAGCATGACGGCGGTGCTCGACACGCTCGCTGCCGGCGGCCAGCCGAAGATCGGCCCGCAGGTCGAGCGCCAGACGAGCTGCCCCGAGGGCGGCCCGACCACGCTCCAGGAAATGGTCTCCGAGAACCACGACTATCGCGGCCGGTGGGAGGCCATGGGCAATGCTCCGGCATGA
- a CDS encoding NADH dehydrogenase I, D subunit (TIGRFAM: NADH dehydrogenase I, D subunit~PFAM: NADH-ubiquinone oxidoreductase, chain 49kDa), which produces MASTYDTLTPEAQKGEVEIQNYTINFGPQHPAAHGVLRMVMELDGEIVERVDPHVGLLHRGTEKLIEYKTYLQALPYFDRLDYCSPLGMEHSYVLAIEKLLQLEVPLRAQYLRVLFAELTRICNHMLNIGSHVMDVGAMTPNLWLFEIREDCLNFFERASGARMHAAWFRPGGVHQDVPLKLLTDIGDWLDTRLPRLFEDAVSLFADNRIFKQRNVDVGVVSKEDALAWGFSGPMIRAAGIPWDIRKSQPYDVYDRMDFEIPVGTKGDCYDRVMVRIEEVRQSARIMKQCLSEMPEGPIASLDRKVVPPKRGEMKRSMEALIHHFKLYTEGFHVPAGDVYVATESPKGEFGVYLVSDGSNKPYRCKIRPTAFSHLQAMDFMMKGHMLADTTAILSAIDVVFGECDR; this is translated from the coding sequence ATGGCTTCGACCTACGACACGCTGACTCCCGAAGCCCAGAAGGGCGAGGTCGAGATCCAGAACTACACGATCAACTTCGGCCCGCAGCACCCGGCCGCGCACGGCGTGCTGCGCATGGTGATGGAGCTCGACGGCGAGATCGTCGAGCGGGTCGACCCGCATGTCGGCCTGCTCCATCGCGGCACCGAGAAGCTGATCGAGTACAAGACCTATCTCCAGGCGCTGCCCTATTTCGACCGGCTCGACTATTGCTCGCCGCTCGGCATGGAGCACAGCTATGTGCTGGCGATCGAGAAGCTGCTCCAGCTCGAAGTGCCGCTGCGCGCGCAATATCTGCGCGTGCTGTTCGCCGAGCTGACCCGCATCTGCAACCACATGCTCAACATCGGCAGCCACGTCATGGACGTCGGCGCGATGACCCCGAACCTGTGGCTGTTCGAGATTCGCGAGGACTGCCTCAACTTCTTCGAGCGCGCGTCGGGCGCGCGGATGCACGCGGCCTGGTTCCGGCCCGGCGGCGTCCACCAGGACGTGCCGCTCAAGCTGCTGACCGACATCGGCGACTGGCTCGACACCCGCCTGCCGCGGCTGTTCGAGGACGCGGTCTCGCTGTTCGCCGACAACCGCATCTTCAAGCAGCGCAACGTCGACGTCGGCGTGGTGTCGAAGGAGGACGCGCTGGCCTGGGGCTTCTCCGGCCCGATGATCCGCGCCGCCGGCATCCCGTGGGACATCCGCAAGTCGCAGCCCTACGACGTCTACGACCGCATGGACTTCGAGATTCCGGTCGGCACCAAGGGCGACTGCTACGACCGCGTCATGGTCCGCATCGAGGAGGTGCGGCAGTCGGCGCGGATCATGAAGCAGTGCCTCAGCGAAATGCCCGAGGGGCCGATCGCCAGCCTCGACCGCAAGGTGGTGCCGCCCAAGCGCGGCGAGATGAAGCGCTCGATGGAAGCGCTGATCCACCACTTCAAGCTCTATACCGAAGGCTTCCACGTGCCGGCCGGCGACGTCTATGTCGCGACCGAGAGCCCGAAGGGCGAGTTCGGCGTCTATCTGGTCTCGGACGGCAGCAACAAGCCGTACCGCTGCAAGATCCGGCCGACCGCGTTCAGCCATCTCCAGGCGATGGACTTCATGATGAAGGGTCACATGCTGGCCGACACCACCGCCATCCTCTCGGCGATCGACGTCGTGTTCGGGGAGTGTGACCGTTAA